The Pirellulales bacterium genome window below encodes:
- a CDS encoding DNA-binding domain-containing protein produces MKQQSLENVQRWMQSVITHPGGVEAGLAAPATQSHLEIAPAQLEQIVEPSLRQSSVDRLAVYAGAYYTRLIECLQAEFPVFHRAVGDDAFAEFAVDYLQRCPSQSYTLAKLGEKFVSYLSETKPAAEGDATIPGWADFLIDLATLERTVSEVFDGPGLERRPLTFDNELSAIDPKQWPQARLTVAPCLRLLSLRFSLNNYYTRMKQGNGNATIPPLQNAWLAITRRDYVVRRYELSHPQFVVLDALQRGQTVGDAIAAAAAVYVGEIDQLAADLRDWFRLWTAAPMFVQIEVND; encoded by the coding sequence ATGAAACAGCAATCGCTCGAGAATGTGCAGCGGTGGATGCAATCGGTCATCACGCATCCCGGCGGCGTGGAAGCCGGTTTGGCAGCGCCAGCCACACAGTCCCATCTGGAAATAGCGCCCGCACAACTGGAGCAAATTGTCGAGCCCTCGCTCCGCCAATCGAGCGTCGATCGCTTGGCCGTATACGCCGGTGCCTACTATACCCGGCTCATCGAGTGCCTTCAAGCGGAATTTCCAGTGTTCCATCGCGCCGTCGGCGACGATGCGTTTGCCGAGTTCGCCGTCGATTATCTCCAGCGCTGTCCGTCCCAAAGTTACACGCTGGCAAAGTTGGGTGAAAAATTCGTTTCGTATCTCAGCGAAACCAAACCCGCCGCTGAAGGCGACGCAACCATACCCGGATGGGCCGATTTTTTAATCGACCTGGCGACATTGGAGCGAACCGTAAGCGAAGTGTTCGACGGCCCGGGCCTGGAAAGACGCCCTTTGACATTCGACAACGAATTATCGGCCATCGACCCCAAGCAATGGCCGCAGGCGCGCCTGACAGTGGCCCCCTGTTTGCGGTTGCTGTCGCTCCGTTTTTCGTTGAACAACTATTACACGCGGATGAAACAAGGCAACGGCAACGCCACTATTCCGCCGCTGCAAAACGCATGGCTGGCGATTACTCGGCGCGATTATGTGGTGCGGCGGTACGAGCTCAGTCATCCGCAATTTGTGGTGCTAGACGCATTGCAGCGTGGCCAAACCGTTGGCGACGCCATTGCCGCCGCCGCGGCCGTGTATGTCGGCGAAATCGACCAACTCGCCGCCGACCTGCGCGACTGGTTCCGCCTCTGGACCGCCGCACCAATGTTTGTCCAGATAGAGGTTAACGACTAG
- a CDS encoding DUF692 domain-containing protein — translation MATSRLEYPNLGLGVGLRSAHFSHILEHRPAVDWFEIISENFIDSGGRPRYVLEQIAERYPVVMHGVSLSIGSTDPLNFDYLAKLKRLAREVNARWISDHLCWTGVLGMNTHDLLPLPFNEETLRHVVRRVRTVQDFLERPLVLENPSSYVTFAASSMSEWEFLARVAEQTDCALLLDVNNVYVSSRNHDFDPAEYICKLPHHRIVQMHLAGHTPCRTHLLDTHDNHVVDPVWELYRLAHEKTGGVASLLEWDAKIPPFPVVHAEVLKARKYMTAKLTPVNQGVVDFSGAAASLEHRASVTPPHPATLVLAEVE, via the coding sequence ATGGCCACCTCAAGACTTGAATATCCGAACCTGGGCTTAGGCGTCGGATTGCGGAGTGCCCATTTTTCGCACATTTTGGAACATCGCCCGGCGGTCGATTGGTTCGAAATTATTTCAGAAAACTTTATCGATTCCGGCGGCCGCCCGCGCTATGTGCTGGAGCAAATCGCCGAGCGTTATCCCGTGGTGATGCATGGCGTATCACTATCGATTGGCAGCACCGATCCACTGAATTTCGATTACTTGGCGAAACTAAAACGGCTCGCTCGTGAAGTGAACGCTCGCTGGATCTCCGACCACTTATGTTGGACGGGCGTCCTGGGAATGAACACGCACGATTTGCTTCCCCTCCCCTTCAACGAGGAAACTTTGCGGCATGTGGTCCGGCGTGTGCGCACGGTGCAAGATTTTTTAGAGCGGCCGCTGGTCTTGGAAAATCCCAGCAGTTATGTCACGTTTGCCGCTTCATCCATGAGCGAATGGGAATTTCTGGCCCGCGTGGCCGAGCAAACCGACTGCGCCCTGCTGCTGGACGTGAACAACGTGTACGTTTCGAGCAGGAATCACGATTTTGATCCCGCCGAGTACATCTGCAAATTGCCGCACCACCGAATTGTGCAAATGCACTTGGCCGGGCACACACCTTGCCGCACGCATTTACTCGACACGCACGACAACCACGTGGTTGACCCCGTGTGGGAGTTATACCGGCTGGCGCATGAAAAGACCGGCGGCGTAGCCTCGTTGTTAGAGTGGGACGCCAAAATTCCGCCGTTTCCGGTGGTGCATGCGGAAGTGTTGAAAGCGCGGAAATATATGACTGCGAAGTTGACCCCCGTGAACCAGGGCGTCGTCGATTTTTCCGGCGCGGCGGCGTCTTTGGAACATCGAGCTTCCGTCACACCGCCACATCCGGCAACGCTGGTATTGGCCGAAGTGGAGTGA
- a CDS encoding RidA family protein: MSAEARLTELQLQLPPAPKPVGLYKPIVISEKWAYLSGHGPLRADKSLITGRVGSDLDLKAGQAAARQTGLAILATLREALGSLDRVKRIIKTFGLVNCTPEFHQQPAVLNGFSELMAEVFGPDAGVGARSAVGAAALPGDMAVEVEAIFEIG, translated from the coding sequence ATGAGTGCCGAGGCCCGTTTGACAGAACTGCAACTACAACTGCCGCCAGCCCCTAAACCGGTGGGTCTTTACAAACCCATCGTGATTAGTGAGAAATGGGCATATCTTTCGGGCCACGGTCCGTTGCGGGCCGATAAATCGTTGATTACAGGTCGCGTGGGAAGCGACTTGGATTTGAAGGCGGGCCAGGCTGCCGCACGGCAAACCGGCCTCGCCATTTTGGCGACGCTGCGCGAAGCGCTGGGGAGCCTGGACCGCGTCAAGCGAATCATCAAAACGTTTGGGCTCGTCAATTGCACGCCGGAATTTCATCAACAACCGGCCGTGTTGAACGGTTTTAGCGAACTGATGGCGGAAGTGTTTGGACCCGATGCGGGAGTGGGGGCCCGCAGCGCCGTGGGCGCCGCCGCGTTGCCGGGAGACATGGCGGTTGAAGTGGAAGCGATATTTGAAATCGGCTAG